Part of the Penicillium digitatum chromosome 4, complete sequence genome is shown below.
TGAGAGATAGGCATGCATTGAGCCGAGGAGCTGTAAGAGCGGAGTTCTTCACTTTCCCCTCATTTCCCCTCTTCTCGCCCAAGGTATAAATAGTATACCTAGTTAGGTCTACTAGCACATCAGGGAAGAATACCTGTGGATTTCACCATGGCCATCATCGCAGATGCATTGATATCAATCTGGTCAGGTCTACCAGCCATCCTTGTCACCCTGACATTATTTCACTTCACTCGCAATTACTTCAAACCAGGAGTAGCGTCAGTCCCCGGACCCTTATTGGCTAAGATTACAAACCTTTGGAGGTTCATTGATGTGGCCCATGGTCGTGCAGAGGTGAAGCTTTACAACCTTCATCAAAAATACGGGGACTATGTTCGATTAGGACCCAACGTAGTCAGCGTCCAAAATTTAGATGCCTTGAAAACTATCTATGGCATCAATAAGGGATATCAAAAGGTGAGTCCCATTCACAAGAACCGATCGATCTGTCTAACATCCGCAAGACAAATTTCTATCGTGTTCAGCAACAGCTTGCCAAAGGCAAAACGTTGCCGACCCTGTTCTCCACAATCGATGAAAATTTACATGCTGCGATTAAAAGGCCCATCTCATCCGCTTATGCAATGAGCACACTGACCGAATTCGAGCCTTATGTAGACAAGACCATTCATACTTTTTTCGGGAAGTTGGATGAGTTTGTGGCCGAAGCGAAAGTCTTCGATATTGCCATCTGGCTACAATACTGTAAGTATCGATCTCTTCCCGTGAAACGTGAGAATAGAAGCTAACAGCGCCAACTAAACAGATGCATTTGATGTTATCGGAGAATTAACCTACAGCAAGCCACTGGGCTTCCTTGAGAAAGGGAATGATGTCGACGGAATCATTGCCGCAATCGAGCATTTTCTCCACTATGCCGGAACGGTCAGCACTTCCGTCGAGAAGATAATTGACCGGAACGCTAATGGATTTGAGCACAGATTGGGCAGATGCCATGGCTTGACTACCTGTTCATCAAGAACCCTCTCAGGAACCTTCTCGGAAAGGGATCGACCGGGGCTGCGGCTCGCTTTGCTCGCACGAGACTCGACGAACGATTAAACCGGAAAGACGCATGTCCAGTGGCCAGAAAGCAAAAGGATTTTCTCGACCGTTTCTTGGAAGCGAAAAACGAGCACCCGAATATTGTAAACGATACCCAAGTCTTCGCATACACGATCAGCAATATCAGTGCCGGTTCCGACACCACGGCGATTTCTCTCCGGGCGATCCTTTATTACACCCTCAAGAGCCCCCGAGCAAGTATGCGATTGCACCAAGAGCTCACCCTCGCCTTGAAAGAAAATCGGATCTCTTTACCCGTGTCGTGGAAGCAAAGCCAAGAGCAACTCCCCTACCTCGATGCGGTAATTAAAGAAGCACTACGTCTTCACCCGGCCGTAGGATTGATGCTTGAGCGGGTAGTGCCTGCTGAGGGACTCCAGCTTCCGGATGGTGGTCCATTTCTGCCGGCTGGGACGATAGTTGGTGCCAATCCGTGGGTCATACATCGGAACCATGTCTTTGGGGAGGATGTAACTTCATTTGTTCCGGAGCGGTGGCTCAAGATGGAGACTGAGTCTGAGGCCAATTTTCAGGACAGAAGGCAGAAGATGCTTCGGGCGACGTTTACTTTCGGGGCTGGAGCGAGGACTTGCATTGGCAAGAATATCAGTCTTCTGGAGATTTACAAGTTGATTCCCTCGCTCTTTCTACGATACAAGGTGAGAATTTGGTTAGTGAGATTTGAGATTTTTTGAGTCTAACCAGAGCCTTTTTTTAGATTAAATTCGTGGATCCTAGTGCGGAATGGGAGATTATCAATGCGTGGTTTGTGATCCAAAAGAACATGAACGTGCGGTTGACGCATAACAAGGAAGGACAGGTGCTACATCCATAGGGGAACAATTCTTGAACGAGCAATGGACTCTCCCTTCACGCCTACATCCAGAAGGGATCTCTGGCAGATGTTAGTGAACTAAGACTAGAAAAGTTGAAGCTACTTTTTAGAAGAGTTCTTAGTGGATGAATACTTGAACACCATACTCAGAGGTCTCACCAATGTCTACGCAATCACTGATGAACTAGCTGGTATCTACAGTACAATAAGCATGGTTGATGAAAGCATAAGAAGTGGAAGAGCTACAAGAGGCGGTTTGGcagatttctttcttgtAATTTTCTAGAGACCTGTTCGTGGACCTGTGAAGAGTAGGATGACCCTTGTCCCCTGTCTGAGATTTGGACTGGATCTTCTTAACTACAGAGATGTTAATGCGCTGTGTGTTCTCACAGGAGGAAGAGGTCCATTGTGCCTTCCCAAGTCTCCATCTCAAACACGTTCGACGCGTGTTCCAGTTTAAAATAAATAGTTTGGtttccctcttttttttcggttttttctcttcttctgtacATCCTCATCCCGATTCCCTTCTTCGTTGCATCATGGAGAAGCCCAAGGTTATTGGACCAGATGGTCTTTCTCCAATTAGTCTCCAAAGACAGGCCGATGTACGCATTACCACTGAGGTGATTTACGATGTGATTACCAATTGCAAAATGATAAGCCTGGAGGAGAGCGTCCATGCCCCTGTGGCTGTTCGCAACAAGGCGCGTGCTGATCGCATTGCTGGTGTGCAAACTGTCTCGTCTTGCCTGAATTCACGTCGCTTCGCCCAGCTGGAGGTGAATGAACCTCCTAAGGTTCACACTGCATcgaaggaaattgaaaaggCCATGAAGGCCGAAAAGGCATGTCACGCCCTTCCTCAATCCAGATTTCGACCTTTGTACTGCATGTTGTATTCTTCTTTATTGGACGCGCTTCCCTCCTCTGATCTTGCTTTTGTTTCTTGTCCATGGATCCCTTCGACTCCTGTCACTCTCGAAAATGATGCTCATTTCTCTTCGTTGCTTGTGTTCTCACACTAAGCATTTTTAGGACAAGAAAGCTGCTGCTTCTCGTGTCACGGCTTCGCGCATCCCCGCTCCCGCTCAGAAGCATCTTGGCATTGATCCTCGCGCCAAGCCCTTTGTCCCGGCTGCCACCCAGGCTGCTGGACTCAAGGATGAAGTCGCTCGTGCACCTATGAAGATGAATCCCGGCGAGGCCATTGATGGGCCCAACAAAGCCACTCCCGACAATGCCAATGGCGAGAGGAAGGATGCAGACAACAACTCCGTCGCTAGTTCCAAGGCTTCCCGGAAGGCTGAATCCACTGAAGATAAGGAATCCATTGGTTCTCCCCCGAAGCCGCGAGGTCTGACTGCCCCGGCTGATTTCATGAAACAAGTCCGTTTGCTCCACCTCCAGAAGCAGATGGCCCCCAAAGTTGTGCCGGCTGGACCTCCTCGCCGAGTTGTTTTCGGAAATCTTCCTGAGTGGGCAAATGTCTCCAGCATCTTGCAGCTCGTCTATGGTGGTATCATCGAGCGTGCTTGGGGTGAAAATGGCGAAGTCGTTGTGCAGTTTGTGGAGCAAGATGACTGCGTCAAATACTATGAGAACCACTCCGATGGCATCCAATTGAAGGATGGCGATGATGACCTCACCATATCTGTTACCATGCCGGAGGAAGGTCTTTCGGACAACGTCGAGCTTTCGATTCGCGTCGAAGAGGGTGCTTCCCGTGTCATATGTCTCTCCGGCCTTCCCACTGGCTTCAAGACGAGTGACAACGACAACGTCTTGGGTATTGCCGCCGACCCGGTCTGGCATAGCAAGAGCTTCGAGCGCATTCTGATCAAGCAGGCTGAGGTAATTCTGCGTGTCAGTAGTTCTATAGTTTTAGTCACTACTAATCTGTCTTTTTTAAAGTCTGGTGTCGATGTTCAAATCTTCTTCTACGACCTCCACGACGGCTGGGACGTCTTGCAAAGCATCAAGGAGGGAGCGTACGACTGCACTGCCAGCTTTGAAGTTGATCCGTATGTTGGCGGTTTCCAATTCCTCTCCAGGATTTCTTAGCTGACTTGTTCTTCCACTAGATGCGCTCTTGCTGAGGGGTTCCACTTCATGGATGAGCCCAACTTGATGTTCTCTGGAATCCTCGCTGTGGACTAGTTGGATTTGCCCATCATTCTCCGCTAGCAGCCACGGCAGTGCTGATAGCCATTATGGCTATTTGATTCGATCACAGTGAAGGAGAGAGATGGAGCGAAACGCGAGCACTTCTGAAGTCAGATCGTGCTGTTTGTTTTCGATGGGTTTTTAGTTGGTGATTCTTCCGTTGGTTAGGACATGATTCTATCTAGCGTAGCCCAATCCATGAACTGCAACTTCACCTTCATTGAGAGAACCTTACTGCGGGAACACAGACACCGCCGCAGATTGTAGAAGCTCCCGTCGATGGTATCTAGCGGTTGGTCCAGTCATTGGAGAAATCTAACATCGACATGCAGGTCATCCAAAATGCCCGACCTACACACACCACCTTGGCCGTACAACTTATATCCCTCTATGCTCACCTCGCACAACCTCCAGGCTGTCTCACCAAAACACTCGATCTAACAGAACCCAATTGCACCAAAAAAGTATTGCATGCAAAATCATCAACCGTCTCTGATAGGCCGATTCAAATTAAATTAGTCACGAACTACATCGGAATGTGCAAGGCCCCTCTTGCTATTTCCAGATTAGTGCTGATTGGATTCGACAGCATGCCAGAGGATGGTCTATTGGAGCTGATTGTGGAGTTTATAGTGCCGGGGGATGTCAAGCCGATGTGGATAGCTTGGAATCGTAAATTTTTTTGGTCgtttttttattttattttttagATCAAGTGGTCTTGtatactccgtgctccgtactccgtggTATCTTCGGACAAGAGACATGGAGTGCAATCACCAAATTCAAGGTACATGACATACCACTCTGCACGAGTGCTACTTTGAAAACAAACATGCAACTTACCCCAAATGCCGTCTGATCCCGTTCGACTTTCGAGTGCAGAGTTGCCTGGGAATCAAGATTGGTTCCT
Proteins encoded:
- a CDS encoding Cytochrome P450, yielding MAIIADALISIWSGLPAILVTLTLFHFTRNYFKPGVASVPGPLLAKITNLWRFIDVAHGRAEVKLYNLHQKYGDYVRLGPNVVSVQNLDALKTIYGINKGYQKTNFYRVQQQLAKGKTLPTLFSTIDENLHAAIKRPISSAYAMSTLTEFEPYVDKTIHTFFGKLDEFVAEAKVFDIAIWLQYYAFDVIGELTYSKPLGFLEKGNDVDGIIAAIEHFLHYAGTIGQMPWLDYLFIKNPLRNLLGKGSTGAAARFARTRLDERLNRKDACPVARKQKDFLDRFLEAKNEHPNIVNDTQVFAYTISNISAGSDTTAISLRAILYYTLKSPRASMRLHQELTLALKENRISLPVSWKQSQEQLPYLDAVIKEALRLHPAVGLMLERVVPAEGLQLPDGGPFLPAGTIVGANPWVIHRNHVFGEDVTSFVPERWLKMETESEANFQDRRQKMLRATFTFGAGARTCIGKNISLLEIYKLIPSLFLRYKIKFVDPSAEWEIINAWFVIQKNMNVRLTHNKEGQVLHP